The Desulfatiglans sp. sequence AAAGCAATAAATATGACACCGGAAGGAGATTATACCGATGACTGCAAGATCTAAAAACATAAAGGTAATTACCGGAAATACCGCTGCTGCATATGCGGTGCTGCTTTGTCGGCCTGATGTGGTCTCTGCCTACCCTATTACTCCACAGAGTGAACTTGTGGAGCAACTGGCTAAATTTCATGCAGACGGCCTGCTTGACTGTGAATATGTTGCTGTTGAAGGTGAAAACTCCGCACAGAATGTGGCGTGTGCTGCTGTTATGGCAGGTGGCAGGGCATTTACCGCCACTTCATCATACGGGCTTGTTTATATGTATGATACCCTGCTCCAGACATCCGGTTACAGGGCGCCTCTTGTGATGGTAAATGTCAATCGTGAGCCGCCCGGAATACATGCGGTCTATTCAGGCCAGCAGGATATGATATGCACAAGGGATTCGGGCTGGATTCAGGTTGTTGTAGAAAATTGCCAGGAGATTCTGGATACAATCATAATGTCTTACCGGCTGGCTGAAGACTATGATATTCAACTCCCTGTCATGGTTAACTATGATGGTTATTACCTCTCTTTTCTTGCTGAAAGTGTGGATATCCCTGAACAGAAGGATGTGGATCGTTTTCTTGCCCCCTTAAAAGATCAACCACCCAGGATGAAGTTAGTCGCAGGCGCTGGCACCGGTTGTGGAAGCCACGGTATAGGCATGGGCTTTGTTGAATACCGCAAGAAACACATGGCCGCAATGGAACGTTCTAAAGAGCTGTGGGACAAGATCGATGCGGATTTTAAAAAGGCATTCCGGCGCGGTTATGGTGGCCAGATAGAGTCATACAAATGTGATGATGCGGATATTGTTCTTATAGCGTCCGGAAGCGCAGTTGGAACAGCAAGGGCAGTAATTGATGCCAAACGTGAACAGGGCATAAAGGTGGGCTTGGTAAAATTACGTTTCTTCCGCCCCTTCCCTGTTGAAAAGTTAAGTATGGTATTAAAGGGTAAAAAGGCAATCGGGGTGCTGGATCGCAGCATCTGTTTCGGGTGGAATTGCGGACCTGTATTCCAGGAGATATGCGCCCTCTCTAGACATATTGGCATCATGCCCATGCTTAGCTTTATCGATGGCCTTGCCAATATGGATATAACAAAAGAACATATAGCCGGCATGATCGATGAGATATATAAGGCATCCCAGAATAAACCCTACCAGGAACTCACCTGGTTACCATAGGGAGGATAGAAATTATAATGGCTGTGAAATTAAACAAATTACCAAAGGTAACAGAGTATTATTGTGATGAGGACCAGTTTTCACCGGGCAATGCATGCTGTCCGGGCTGTATAATGGAGCTGAATCTCCGGCTGGTTTCAAAGATCATGGGCAAGGATGCTATCCTGCTGGGTACCCCAGGGTGCAGCGCACCAACGATACATGGACAAAATGACAGGGCCTGGCACAAGCACTCTTATTATGCATGTGTTATGACAGGTGTGGCCTCAAGCGCAACAGGGATTGCTCGTTATTATAAAA is a genomic window containing:
- a CDS encoding pyruvate synthase subunit PorA; translation: MTARSKNIKVITGNTAAAYAVLLCRPDVVSAYPITPQSELVEQLAKFHADGLLDCEYVAVEGENSAQNVACAAVMAGGRAFTATSSYGLVYMYDTLLQTSGYRAPLVMVNVNREPPGIHAVYSGQQDMICTRDSGWIQVVVENCQEILDTIIMSYRLAEDYDIQLPVMVNYDGYYLSFLAESVDIPEQKDVDRFLAPLKDQPPRMKLVAGAGTGCGSHGIGMGFVEYRKKHMAAMERSKELWDKIDADFKKAFRRGYGGQIESYKCDDADIVLIASGSAVGTARAVIDAKREQGIKVGLVKLRFFRPFPVEKLSMVLKGKKAIGVLDRSICFGWNCGPVFQEICALSRHIGIMPMLSFIDGLANMDITKEHIAGMIDEIYKASQNKPYQELTWLP